In the genome of Cydia strobilella chromosome Z, ilCydStro3.1, whole genome shotgun sequence, one region contains:
- the LOC134753711 gene encoding uncharacterized protein LOC134753711, giving the protein MLEQKEKEKVIELACVDEVEHEKLDEVVASIAQKLDLNTEDIEQVRRVGAPKKKVDAEHGDKQARARPIVVTMRTKAARDQWINKRKTRLTKGEVKGRSTATALTQFSNYVNKSLGGGQQVIALFIDYKKAFDTLDHEQLLQAMDECGIRGPTNQWFREYLNNRTLRTAINGESGSDAHVTLGVPTGSVYGPVGYIMHVNSVSNVVQNCTVYMYADDMCLLFAGKDVRTW; this is encoded by the exons ATGCTCGAACAAAAAGAGAAAGAGAAAGTAATTGAGTTAGCCTGCGTGGACGAGGTCGAACATGAAAAACTAGACGAAGTAGTAGCATCTATTGCCCAAAAGCTTGACCTCAATACCGAGGACATTGAGCAGGTCCGGAGAGTGGGTGCCCCAAAGAAGAAGGTAGACGCAGAACACGGCGATAAGCAGGCGCGAGCGCGGCCGATCGTTGTTACCATGCGCACTAAGGCAGCCCGGGACCAATGGATAAACAAGCGCAAGACTCGTCTCACTAAGGGCGAAGT GAAGGGACGTAGCACCGCTACGGCCTTGACCCAGTTCTCTAATTATGTTAACAAGAGCCTTGGCGGCGGACAACAGGTAAttgctttatttattgattacaaAAAAGCATTCGACACGCTGGACCACGAGCAGCTATTGCAGGCAATGGATGAATGTGGCATCAGAGGACCCACGAATCAATGGTTCCGCGAATACCTAAACAATAGGACCCTGCGCACTGCCATCAATGGTGAGTCGGGATCCGACGCGCACGTCACTCTCGGTGTGCCGACCGGCTCGGTGTATGGGCCGGTTGGGTACATCATGCATGTGAACAGCGTGTCGAATGTAGTCCAAAACTGCACAGTCTACATGTATGCGGATGATATGTGCCTGTTGTTCGCTGGCAAGGACGTACGGACATGGTGA